One genomic window of Paramormyrops kingsleyae isolate MSU_618 chromosome 22, PKINGS_0.4, whole genome shotgun sequence includes the following:
- the LOC140581620 gene encoding alpha-2,8-sialyltransferase 8E-like: protein MKVYSEDWIEQEDYITQLRSELSSKCKGVFNAIVTQTNSPLGSNIRYDAEKRITKVTPKLFDTFVKDSPFVNKTFKTCSVVGNGGILANSSCGEEIDSAQFVIRCNLAPLDKSYKRDVGNKTNLVTSNPSILVQKFGSLMEHRRSFMKRLDTFGDSLVLMPTFAYRKNTAVTLRVLYTVHDFESPARPVFMNPEYIRNLARFWVTRGLKKRLSTGMMMASLALELCDEVHLYGFWPYPQHPRDCRPLTNHYYDDVKAKGVHAMPVEFNRLLQLHSLGVIRLHLEDCTPRPKQTRLPILL, encoded by the exons ATGAAGGTTTATTCTGAGGACTGGATAGAGCAGGAAGATTACATCACCCAGCTGAG GTCTGAGCTGAGCAGCAAGTGCAAAGGAGTCTTCAACGCTATTGTCACACAGACCAACTCGCCTCTGGGGTCGAACATCAGGTACGATGCTGAGAAAAGAATCACCAAGGTGACCCCTAAGCTGTTTGACACCTTCGTGAAG GATTCACCGTTTGTAAATAAGACATTCAAGACGTGTTCTGTGGTGGGAAATGGTGGTATCTTGGCCAACAGCAGCTGTGGAGAAGAGATCGATTCGGCCCAGTTTGTCATCAG GTGTAACCTCGCTCCTTTGGACAAGAGCTACAAAAGAGACGTTGGCAACAAGACAAACTTGGTAACATCCAATCCCAGCATCCTGGTACAGAA ATTTGGATCCTTGATGGAGCACCGTCGCTCATTCATGAAAAGGCTGGACACCTTTGGAGACTCTCTGGTCCTGATGCCCACCTTCGCTTATAGGAAAAACACGGCTGTCACGTTGCGTGTCCTCTACACGGTGCATGACTTTGaaagcccggcccggcccgtcTTCATGAACCCAGAATACATACGGAACCTGGCCCGGTTCTGGGTGACCAGGGGCCTGAAGAAGCGCCTCAGCACCGGGATGATGATGGCTAGCCTGGCACTGGAGCTGTGTGATGAAGTGCATCTCTACGGCTTCTGGCCCTACCCCCAGCACCCACGAGACTGCCGGCCCCTCACCAACCACTACTATGATGACGTGAAGGCGAAAGGCGTACACGCCATGCCTGTTGAGTTTAACCGCCTCCTGCAGCTCCATAGCCTGGGTGTGATCAGGCTTCATCTGGAGGACTGTACGCCAAGACCCAAACAGACTCGTCTCCCAATCCTTCTCTAG
- the LOC111855951 gene encoding alpha-2,8-sialyltransferase 8E-like, with the protein MRGRCLRSFWVFRLLVLGSAAGGFFWFSLVFYSNSGTEGNSQAHLEKTAPLLMPQICREKKIETIMKVYSRDWIKQEDYITLLRSELNNKCKGVFNAIVTQTNSPLGSNITYDSEERITKVTPKLFDTFVKDSPFVNKTFKTCSVVGNGGILANSSCGEEIDSAQFVIRCNLAPVGSGYRRDVGTKTNLVTSNPSILVDKFGSLMEHRRSFMERLDTFGDSLVLMPTFTYMRNTAVTLRVLYTVHDFESPARPVFMNPEYIRSLARFWVPRGLEKRLSTGMMMASLALELCDEVHLYGFWPYPQHPRDCRSLTNHYYDDVKAKSIHAMPVEFNRLLQLHSLGVIRLHLEDCSPRPKQTHLSFLLQLR; encoded by the exons ATGAGGGGGCGCTGCCTGAGAAGCTTTTGGGTATTCAGATTGCTGGTACTGGGTTCGGCTGCTGGCGGGTTCTTCTGGTTTTCCTTGGTATTTTACAG TAATTCTGGAACAGAAGGAAACTCCCAGGCACATCTGGAGAAGACTGCCCCTCTTCTGATGCCCCAGATCTGCAG GGAGAAGAAAattgaaactattatgaaggtTTATTCCCGGGACTGGATAAAGCAAGAAGATTACATCACCCTACTGAG GTCTGAGCTGAACAACAAGTGCAAAGGAGTCTTCAACGCTATTGTCACACAGACCAACTCACCATTGGGGTCGAACATCACGTACGATAGTGAGGAAAGAATTACTAAGGTGACCCCTAAGCTGTTTGACACCTTCGTGAAG GATTCACCGTTTGTAAATAAGACATTCAAGACGTGTTCCGTGGTGGGAAACGGTGGAATCCTGGCCAACAGCAGCTGTGGAGAAGAGATAGACTCGGCCCAGTTTGTCATCAG GTGTAACCTCGCTCCTGTGGGCAGTGGCTACCGAAGGGACGTTGGCACTAAGACGAACTTGGTAACATCCAATCCCAGCATCCTCGTGGATAA ATTTGGATCCTTGATGGAGCACCGTCGCTCATTCATGGAAAGGCTGGACACCTTTGGAGACTCTCTGGTCCTGATGCCCACCTTCACTTATATGAGAAACACGGCTGTCACGTTGCGTGTCCTCTACACGGTGCATGACTTTGaaagcccggcccggcccgtcTTCATGAACCCAGAATACATACGGAGCCTGGCCCGGTTCTGGGTGCCCAGGGGCCTGGAGAAGCGCCTCAGCACCGGGATGATGATGGCCAGCCTGGCACTGGAGCTGTGTGATGAAGTGCATCTCTACGGCTTCTGGCCCTACCCCCAGCACCCACGAGACTGCCGGTCCCTCACCAACCACTACTATGATGACGTGAAGGCGAAAAGCATACACGCCATGCCTGTTGAGTTTAACCGCCTCCTGCAGCTCCACAGCTTGGGTGTGATCAGGCTTCATCTGGAGGATTGTTCACCAAGACCCAAACAGACTCATCTCTCATTCCTTCTGCAGTTGCGGTGA
- the 42sp43 gene encoding P43 5S RNA-binding protein-like: protein MNGLNEEKLDAIPRLKRFVCGHEGCAAAFSREWRCKEHESVHTGERPLRCPAPGCERSFSRKKHLNRHKLGHTGEKPFRCTYGNCGKRFLSSRSVQRHAQYSHGNKDAYFKCHYPACTLTFRKRKAYKMHLKVHGVTPVFKCTVKGCVATFETRISRRAHERRHSGYACPNPGCQVVAPTWDKMVKHARQHPATYTCKQCQKAFDRRKALRRHKRCHVQQKPALHCPRLGCPAQFSTTFNLQHHIRKVHLQLLKYHCSQPGCQRAFAMRESLNRHQVHHDPYASRLKQKQRQRSSKSWQKRLVGYGQRPLVEDDLSRLFALRMRLRRRLTMEANLSNLFNERKIPRPVAQEVNLRDFFSLKPVSPPTG, encoded by the exons ATGAATGGTTTAAACGAGGAGAAACTAGACGCGATTCCTCGCTTGAAGCGCTTTGTTTGCGGTCATGAGGGCTGCGCTGCGGCGTTTTCGAGGGAGTGGCGCTGTAAGGAGCATGAAAGCGTGCACACTGGTGAG CGACCCCTACGGTGCCCCGCGCCGGGCTGTGAACGCAGCTTCTCCAGGAAAAAGCACCTCAATCGCCATAAACTTGGACATACAGGAGAGAAGCCTTTCAG GTGCACCTACGGGAACTGCGGAAAGCGCTTTCTCAGCTCGAGGTCCGTGCAGAGACATGCGCAATACAGCCACGGTAACAAGGACGCGTACTTCAAG TGCCATTACCCAGCCTGCACCCTGACGTTCAGGAAACGCAAGGCTTACAAGATGCACCTGAAGGTCCATGGCGTTACCCCAGTTTTCAA GTGCACGGTCAAGGGCTGCGTGGCCACGTTTGAGACCCGCATTTCACGCAGGGCCCACGAAAGGAGACACTCGG GGTACGCTTGCCCTAACCCTGGCTGTCAGGTGGTGGCGCCCACCTGGGATAAGATGGTCAAGCACGCACGCCAGCACCCAG CCACGTACACCTGCAAGCAGtgccagaaggcctttgacagaCGGAAGGCGCTGCGCCGCCACAAGCGCTGCCAcgtccagcagaaacctgccCTGCACTGCCCCCGACTCGGCTGCCCCGCCCAATTCTCCACCACGTTCAACCTGCAGCACCACATCCGCAAGGTGCACCTGCAGCTGCTCAAGTACCACTGCAGCCAGCCAGGTTGCCAGCGCGCCTTTGCCATGCGT GAAAGCCTGAACAGACACCAGGTTCACCATGACCCTTATGCTTCCAGGCTGAAG CAGAAGCAACGGCAGCGGTCCAGCAAGAGTTGGCAGAAGCGCCTTGTGGGTTACGGccagcgccccctagtggaggATGACCTGAGTCGGCTGTTTGCCCTGCGCATGCGACTCCGACGGCGCCTCACGATGGAGGCCAACCTCTCCAATCTCTTCAACGAGCGCAAGATCCCACGGCCTGTGGCGCAAGAGGTCAACTTGCGTGATTTCTTCAGCCTGAAGCCCGTCTCTCCACCTACTGGTTAA